The genomic DNA CTCTTCGTCGAGTAGCAATCTTGCTTCAGCCATTCCTAACAAAAACACCTAAAGACATATTTAAACAGCTTTCTATTGTAGAAAGTAGTCTTCAGTCCTGGGAAAGTCTCGAAAAATTCGGGTTGATTCCAGAAGGTACAAAGGTGGAGAAAGGTGATCCCATTTTCCCGCGACTTGATATCCAAGAAGAAGTGTCTTTTATTAAACAAAAAATGCAATCAACTGTGAAGCCTGTAGCAGAAGAACCAAAAGTTGAGGAAATTCCAGAGGTTGAGGAAATCACGATTGATGACTTTATGAAGGTGGATCTGCGAGTAGCGCAAGTAGTAGAAGCTGAGCCCATTAAAAAGGCGGATAAGCTATTAAAGCTACAGTTAGATCTTGGGTTTGAGCGTAGACAGGTGGTTTCGGGAATTGCGCAATTTTATAAACCAGAAGATTTAGTTGGACAAAGAGTCATCTGTGTGACGAATTTAAAACCAGTAAAATTACGCGGAGAATTGTCTCAAGGAATGATTCTTGCTGGTCAAAAGGATGGAATTATGTCGTTGGCCACAGTGAGTGACTCTCTTCCACTAGGAGCGAAAGTAAAATAAGGAATAAAGTCTTACTAAGATAAAACATAGAAATGTTTCACGTGTAACATTACACATGGCTCATTCCTATGTTTTTCTTATCTTCCTGTTTATATAAGGGAGCGAAGAGACTTAATAGTTGAGAAACAAATAAAATATATGTAACAGAAAATTAATATTGGAGGAAATAAATGTTATTTGATACACATGTACATTTAAATGCAGAACAATTTTCAGAGGATCTAAATGAGGTAATTGACCGAGCTAGGATGGAAGGTGTCCAATACATGGTGGTTGTAGGTTTCGACCGACCTACAATTATCAAAGCAATGGAATTAATCGAAGAATACGATTTTATCTATGCAAGTATTGGGTGGCATCCGGTTGATGCGATTGATATGCGTGATGAAGACTTGGAGTGGATTGAAGAGCTTGCGAAACACCCTAAAGTGGTAGCTATCGGAGAGATGGGACTTGATTATTATTGGGATAAATCACCAAAAGAAGTACAACAGGAAGTCTTTAGAAAACAAATACAGTTAGCTAAAAAAGTGAAACTACCTATTGTGATTCATAACCGAGAGGCAACAGCAGACATTGTTACAATCTTAAAAGAAGAAAACGCGGCTGAGGTAGGAGGCATTATGCATTGTTTTAGTGGGAGCGTAGAGGTTGCAAAGGAATGTGTGGAAATGAACTTCTATATATCCCTTGGTGGACCGGTTACATTCAAAAATGCTAAAAAGCCGAAAGAAGTGGCACAAGAGATTCCGTTAAAGAAGCTTTTAATCGAAACCGACTGCCCGTATCTTGCTCCACATCCATACAGAGGGAAAAGAAATGAACCGAGTTATGTGAAGTTAGTGGCGGAGCAAATTGCTGAATTAAAGGGACTTAGTTACGAAGAAGTTTCACAGGTAACAACAGAAAATGCAAAAATATTATTCGGCATAAATTGATAAGGAATCCTGTCGAATAAAATAAAAGCTTGTCCAAATCTTTTCTTTTTCTAAAAAGTTCTACATGTCTCCTTTCTCTCATAGGATAACCGTGTCGACAACTCTCTCTTTCTTTTTTGAATTCTATTAGTCATAATAATGAGTACGTTCAGAGGAAAATCCTGAGGGTTGACAGGCAGTAAGATACTTTATATAATCACTCCATGAGAAAAGGAGGCGTTTTTCATCGTTATTCAAAGCATGAAAAGCCTGTTTTCCAGGTCTTTGAGGACAAAGAAGTGGGCCATTATCTCTGCTAGTTTCATAGTTTTCACAACAGCTACTGGGTTTACGGTGTATGAATCCACGAAGGAAACTGTTACCATGACACTAGATGGCCAAGAACGTATCATCAAGACACATGCAGCCACAATTGAAGGTATTTTCGACGAACTTGACATCGCTCTTCGTTCAGAAGACTATGTGTTTCCCTCGGAAAACACAAAGGTCAAAGACAACTTAAAGGTTGTATATAAACCTGCGAAACAGGTCCAAATGGTAAAAGATACCGAGGAAAAAGCAGTTTGGTCTACAGCAGATACTGTAGAAGAGTTTTTAAAGGAACAAGAAATTATACTTACTGAGCACGATAAGGTTACACCTGATTTAGACACTGCAATCAAGAAGAATATGAATATTGAAGTAAACATTGCGTTTCCATTCAAGTTAAATAACGGTGGTACAGAAGAAGAAGTATGGACTACTACTTCGACTACGGTCGCTGACTTTTTACTACAACAAGAAATCACTCTAGGAGAACTAGACCGTGTAATGCCTGAAAAAGACTCAGTTATTCAGAAGGATGCTGTTGTTAGCATCATTCGGGTTGAAAAAGTCACCGATGTAGTGGAAGAACCGATTCATTTTGCAGTTGTTACAAAGAATGATAGTAATCTATCAAAAGGCACAGAAAAGGTAGTAACTCCGGGTCAAGAAGGACTGAAGACAAAGGAGTATGAGGTGGTATTAGAGAACGGCAAAGAAGTCTCTAGAACGCTTCTAAAAGAAACACAGGTTAAAGAGAAGCAAGATAAGGTTGTCGCGGTAGGAACAAAGGTAAGTACCCAAACCGTATCACGTGGTAGTGACAGTGTTAGCAAGGAGTTTTTTGTTACATCCACTGCTTATACCGCAAGTTGCAATGGATGCTCTGGCGTTACGGCAACGGGATTGAACCTTCATGCTAATCCAGGTGCAAAAGTGATTGCAGTCGATCCAAGTGTAATTCCACTAGGGACAAAGGTATATGTCGAAGGCTATGGCTATGCAGTTGCAGCTGATAAAGGTTCAGCTATTAAAGGGAATAAAATCGATGTGTTTTTTGCGTCGAAAGCAGATGCATATCGTTGGGGTCATAAAACGGTTAAAATTAAAATTCTTAACTAATTCATTATGCAGAGGGGCTGCCCTCTGCTTTTTTGTGTTTTTGTCCGTTTTTCATTACAATTGGTTTATACTATATAGACGAATTAAATAGCCAGAATGTTTCATTTTTATTTCAATTATTTTAAATTTTTTTCAGAAACAGAGTTTATTTAATGGTATGTGTATTGGGAGGAGTTTATGAAGATACAGGAAATTATCGTTGTGGAGGGTAAAGACGATACTACAGCCATTCGAAGGGCTGTAGATGCCGATACGATTGAAACGAATGGTTCGGCATTAAATGAGGATACCATCAATCGGATAAGAAGGGCCCAACAGACAAGGGGAGTTATTGTTTTCACTGATCCAGACTATCCTGGTCAAAAAATAAGACAAACAATTGCTGAGCATGTACCAAATTGCAAGCATGCCTTTATCCCAAAGGAGAATGCACTACATAAAAGAGGGAAGGGTGTTGGTGTCGAACACGCTTCAGTGGAAGAGATTCGAAAGGCTCTTCGCCATGCTCACCATATGAAGGAAGAAGTGGAAGAACAGATTACTCAAGAGGATTTATTAACAGCAGGTCTAATCGGTGGTCCAAAGGCAAAGAAAAGAAGAGAGAAGCTTGGTAAACTCCTTTCGATTGGGTATACAAATGGAAAGCAACTTTATAAGCGACTATTGATGTTTCAAATCAGTAAAGAAGAGTTTTCAAGAGCACTATCCGTTATTTTTCAGGAGGAAACAGATGAGTAAAGATATAGCTACCCCTGTAAGGACACAGGAAATACTAAAGAAGTTTGGTTTTTCGTTCAAAAAAAGCTTAGGTCAAAACTTCTTAATTGATACCAATATTTTAAAAAGAATTGTTGATCACGCTAATTTAACTGAAAAGTCCGGAGCCATTGAAATTGGACCTGGAATAGGGGCATTAACAGAGCAATTAGCAAGAAATAGCGAAAAGGTGGTTGCGTTTGAAATTGACCAGCGATTACTACCGATTTTAAAAGAGACGCTAGCTCCCTATTCGAACACAACCATTATTCATGAAGACGTATTGAAAGCAAATGTAAAAGAGGTCATCGAGGAACAGTTCAAAGGTTTAGAAGATATCATGGTTGTTGCCAATCTACCTTACTATGTAACCACTCCGATCATTATGAAGTTATTAGAGGAGAAACTCCCAATTAGAGGAATTGTTTGTATGCTTCAAAAAGAAGTAGCTGATCGTATCGCTGCGAAACCCGGTGGAAAGGACTATGGATCCCTTTCAATTGCTGTCCAATATTATACGGAAGCGGAGACGGTCATGGTTGTTCCGAAAACCGTCTTCATGCCGCAACCGAATGTTGATTCGGCAGTTATTCGATTAACGGTTAGACAAGAGCCTGTCGTTAAAGTTCGAAGTGAAGACTTTTTCTTTCAAGTAACAAGAGCAAGCTTCGCGCAGCGTCGGAAAACGATTTTAAACAACTTAACAAGCCAATTACCCGACGGAAAGGCAAAGAAGGACATGATATTGCAGGCGCTTGAAAAAGCTGAAATTGAGCCTGCTAGACGAGGCGAGACATTGTCGATTGCTGAATTTGCTCAACTTAGCGATGCTTTGCTCGATCATTTTGCTTAAAAAGAACGCATCTGAGTAAAGTAACGGGTTCTGTTCCCTGTCACAAAAATCCAACATATATATTAAAATGACCATTAATTTGTATGTGAATTTGATGGTCATTTTTTATTGGTATAACGTGAATCATTATAAAAATAGGCGTGAAACTGTATTCCAATTTGTATATCAAAATGTAAGGTTACAGAGATTTCTGTTACCTCGTAAATTGGACTGCAAAATGCTGTGTTTTTCTTTTAACTTTGGCTCTGTAATAATTCCTTAATGATTTCATATAGGTAAGAGAATTAATAGGAGGAGAATTTCCGGTTAATGTATATAGAGGAAGCTTAAGAAGCAGAAATAAGCGGAGGAATTCCGGTTAACTGCTCTAAATAAGCCAAAATTCAAAGATTTGAATCACATAAGCGGAAAAACTCCGCTTATTCTTAAGGAAATATGGGTATTTCCCAATTTAAACGGAATTCTTCCGGTTATTATTCAAAATTTGAGGGTCTTTTTTTCTGGATTTACACTCTGTCTAGCCCCAGCCCCTAACCCCTCTAGGAATAATATAAGGTTATAAGCCAAATCACTCCAGAAGACAGGCTTTCCTGTGCGATTCGGGGCTAAACAAGGCACTTGCGCTTTTCTGTATATCACGCCTTATAAGTTCCTTGCATAGGATAATTAAGAATTATTCTATTTGAATGCTCTAGTTTATTGGGCTAATTGGAGTGACTACATTGACGATCAACCTTTTGGATGTCGTTGGGAGAGTTTCGTATAATTGTGATATTATCTTTCGGGTTATAGATATACGAGAAGAACAAGGGAAGAAGTTAGCTGTATTATACGGGGAAAATTTTCGACTAATTGCGGATGCCCCCTATGAAGATTTGGTCGTGATTGATCAAAATACCCGTTCTAAAGTGGCATCGGAGTACCAATCACTTGAAGAACAATCTTACCAGCTCTTTCGGCAGGATGTGGATCTTTTACAGTTTAAACAGGAGTTTGAGGCAACTGAAGGGTACAGTAAGCCATTTAACTATTTCCAAGTGCCAGGGAAAGTATTACATCTGGATGGAGATCCTTCTTATTTGCAAAAGTGCTTAACATTGTATGAAAAAATTGGAGTACCTGTAACAGGCATTCATGTAAATGAAAAAGAAATGCCAAATAAAATAGGGTCTTTGATTGATTATTATCGCCCTGATATTATCGTTATTACAGGTCATGATGCATATTCAAAGGCCAAGGGGAAACCTACTGATATCAATGCATATAGACATTCAAAACACTTTGTTCAAGCGGTAAGAGAGGCCAGAAAGAAGTTCCCTCATCTCGACCAGTTGGTCATATTTGCTGGGGCCTGTCAGTCCCATTTTGAATCATTGATTCAAGCAGGTGCTAACTTTGCAAGTTCCCCTTCAAGAGTTAACATACACGCCCTTGATCCTGTCTATATTGTAGCTAAAATTTCCTTTACTCCGTTTATGGAGAGAATTAACGTATGGGATGTATTGAGAAATACGTTAACGGGAGAAAAAGGACTTGGAGGAATCGAAACAAAAGGCGTACTACGAACGGGTATGCCTTATAACAAAGGAAATCACGAATGAGAAATGCCGTTCAAAATAGAACGGTGTTTTTTTAATTAGGCTGTTTTTCCCTAAAAAGTGTGTATATAGCAACAATGTTTTAGAAAAGAGCTTTTGTTTAAAAATTCGGTACATATTTCAAAATAAATAGGTAATCCTAAAAATGTTGAAAATTAGAAGAAAATGCTGAACAAAAAATATTGACTTTTATTTTTAAACACTGTTATAATTTATTATTTTGTTTGACTATACAGTGTAAACGTGTTATACTTTACATAGTGAGGTGGACCGAATGGCAAAAACTTTGGTTGATATTAAAAAAGCTCTTGATTCAAATTTAGGAAAAAGACTTTTGCTCAAGGCCAATGGTGGTCGAAGAAAGACTATTGAAAGATACGGAATTCTTGCAGAAACGTATCCATCTGTGTTTGTAATTGAGTTAGATCAAGAAGAAAATGCTTTCGAACGTGTATCGTACAGCTATGCAGACGTTTTAACAGAGACGGTTCAGATTACTTTCTATGAAGATACAACAGGACAAATGGCACTAAGTTAAGGTTGTCCTTATCGTGTAAGCAGTGAACTATGGGTTTGCTGCTTTTTAATTTGTTTTTTATTTTATATTTTCTTTGAAAAACTATACGTAAATTCAATCAATTTTTCTCTAAAAGCTAATGAATTTCTAACCACTTCAACATAATAAGAGTGTCGTGATGAAGAAAGGGGATGTTATC from Robertmurraya sp. FSL R5-0851 includes the following:
- a CDS encoding ubiquitin-like domain-containing protein, with translation MKSLFSRSLRTKKWAIISASFIVFTTATGFTVYESTKETVTMTLDGQERIIKTHAATIEGIFDELDIALRSEDYVFPSENTKVKDNLKVVYKPAKQVQMVKDTEEKAVWSTADTVEEFLKEQEIILTEHDKVTPDLDTAIKKNMNIEVNIAFPFKLNNGGTEEEVWTTTSTTVADFLLQQEITLGELDRVMPEKDSVIQKDAVVSIIRVEKVTDVVEEPIHFAVVTKNDSNLSKGTEKVVTPGQEGLKTKEYEVVLENGKEVSRTLLKETQVKEKQDKVVAVGTKVSTQTVSRGSDSVSKEFFVTSTAYTASCNGCSGVTATGLNLHANPGAKVIAVDPSVIPLGTKVYVEGYGYAVAADKGSAIKGNKIDVFFASKADAYRWGHKTVKIKILN
- the rnmV gene encoding ribonuclease M5 gives rise to the protein MKIQEIIVVEGKDDTTAIRRAVDADTIETNGSALNEDTINRIRRAQQTRGVIVFTDPDYPGQKIRQTIAEHVPNCKHAFIPKENALHKRGKGVGVEHASVEEIRKALRHAHHMKEEVEEQITQEDLLTAGLIGGPKAKKRREKLGKLLSIGYTNGKQLYKRLLMFQISKEEFSRALSVIFQEETDE
- the veg gene encoding biofilm formation stimulator Veg, encoding MAKTLVDIKKALDSNLGKRLLLKANGGRRKTIERYGILAETYPSVFVIELDQEENAFERVSYSYADVLTETVQITFYEDTTGQMALS
- a CDS encoding YchF/TatD family DNA exonuclease, which produces MLFDTHVHLNAEQFSEDLNEVIDRARMEGVQYMVVVGFDRPTIIKAMELIEEYDFIYASIGWHPVDAIDMRDEDLEWIEELAKHPKVVAIGEMGLDYYWDKSPKEVQQEVFRKQIQLAKKVKLPIVIHNREATADIVTILKEENAAEVGGIMHCFSGSVEVAKECVEMNFYISLGGPVTFKNAKKPKEVAQEIPLKKLLIETDCPYLAPHPYRGKRNEPSYVKLVAEQIAELKGLSYEEVSQVTTENAKILFGIN
- the rsmA gene encoding 16S rRNA (adenine(1518)-N(6)/adenine(1519)-N(6))-dimethyltransferase RsmA; this translates as MSKDIATPVRTQEILKKFGFSFKKSLGQNFLIDTNILKRIVDHANLTEKSGAIEIGPGIGALTEQLARNSEKVVAFEIDQRLLPILKETLAPYSNTTIIHEDVLKANVKEVIEEQFKGLEDIMVVANLPYYVTTPIIMKLLEEKLPIRGIVCMLQKEVADRIAAKPGGKDYGSLSIAVQYYTEAETVMVVPKTVFMPQPNVDSAVIRLTVRQEPVVKVRSEDFFFQVTRASFAQRRKTILNNLTSQLPDGKAKKDMILQALEKAEIEPARRGETLSIAEFAQLSDALLDHFA
- the yabG gene encoding sporulation peptidase YabG, which gives rise to MTINLLDVVGRVSYNCDIIFRVIDIREEQGKKLAVLYGENFRLIADAPYEDLVVIDQNTRSKVASEYQSLEEQSYQLFRQDVDLLQFKQEFEATEGYSKPFNYFQVPGKVLHLDGDPSYLQKCLTLYEKIGVPVTGIHVNEKEMPNKIGSLIDYYRPDIIVITGHDAYSKAKGKPTDINAYRHSKHFVQAVREARKKFPHLDQLVIFAGACQSHFESLIQAGANFASSPSRVNIHALDPVYIVAKISFTPFMERINVWDVLRNTLTGEKGLGGIETKGVLRTGMPYNKGNHE